Proteins encoded within one genomic window of Thermoanaerobaculia bacterium:
- a CDS encoding rhodanese-like domain-containing protein encodes MRSLILLLAFFISPLYGEEIKGHVLVAAGPFIVIDTGISEVIVYLPDTASLADFLAASELTKGETILVETSGKSRGVETAAVVVRRPLLSIDPGYTILARDVETMRNKKGLIVLDARSADHFSAGHLPGALSLPVMMFTPDHAVLPAGKETPLVVYGSDARDESSHRLLRLLTAQGYSDVRILVDGLEGWKVGWDSHRQHIEMEPKFLASLVARQVPVAIVDVRDISGEKQTSLPGAARIPFDQLTFRFFKDLVSTLPVIFVGETADDPSARLAAEKALPWLTRGPAWARHPVFVLTGGMAGWKEAGGSVVPTGEATIHYRPDPSVPELDPEELQTYWNRRGHGVTFIDVRFLGVEPEEGLLHCPLESFLTVLDTLPRDGLYIIFCQAGERARIAAEIMNRNGYSALFTRLQPPLP; translated from the coding sequence ATGAGATCCTTGATCCTACTCCTGGCTTTCTTTATTTCCCCACTATACGGTGAGGAGATAAAGGGACACGTTCTGGTCGCAGCGGGACCCTTTATCGTGATCGACACGGGAATATCCGAAGTCATAGTTTACCTGCCGGATACAGCATCGCTGGCGGATTTTCTGGCCGCATCGGAACTGACGAAGGGGGAGACGATTCTGGTAGAAACAAGTGGAAAAAGCAGGGGAGTGGAAACCGCGGCGGTTGTTGTGCGGAGACCGCTCCTGTCGATTGATCCCGGGTATACAATCCTCGCAAGAGACGTGGAAACCATGAGAAATAAAAAGGGCCTGATCGTACTGGATGCCCGGTCCGCGGATCATTTTTCCGCCGGCCATCTCCCGGGAGCGCTTTCCCTGCCCGTAATGATGTTTACACCTGACCATGCCGTACTTCCTGCAGGGAAGGAGACTCCCCTTGTTGTCTATGGATCGGACGCCAGGGACGAATCAAGCCACCGTCTTCTTCGCCTGCTCACGGCACAGGGGTACTCGGATGTCAGGATTCTGGTAGACGGTCTTGAAGGTTGGAAAGTTGGATGGGACAGTCACAGGCAACACATCGAAATGGAGCCGAAATTTCTGGCATCCCTTGTCGCCAGGCAGGTTCCTGTTGCCATTGTGGACGTACGGGACATCAGCGGAGAAAAGCAAACATCCCTTCCCGGCGCGGCCAGGATTCCGTTCGATCAGCTGACGTTCAGGTTCTTCAAGGATCTTGTTTCCACTCTACCGGTGATCTTTGTCGGCGAGACAGCCGATGACCCTTCCGCCCGGTTAGCGGCGGAGAAAGCTCTTCCCTGGTTAACCCGCGGTCCTGCATGGGCGCGCCACCCCGTCTTCGTTCTGACCGGCGGCATGGCAGGATGGAAAGAGGCAGGCGGCTCCGTGGTTCCGACAGGGGAAGCGACAATTCATTACCGGCCCGATCCTTCGGTTCCGGAACTGGATCCAGAGGAGCTCCAGACATACTGGAATCGAAGGGGGCACGGAGTTACCTTTATTGATGTGCGGTTTTTAGGCGTGGAACCCGAAGAGGGTCTGCTCCATTGCCCTCTTGAATCCTTTCTTACCGTTCTGGACACACTTC